The DNA window CAGCAGGAGTGGCAAGGATAGAATAATTCAGGTTATACTTGACTTTGTATTCTTCCACCACTTTGTTCATCTCTTGAATGGTTTCATACAATGTATTCCATGCTTTCTCGCTGTGACCGTGTCCTTGTCCGTAAAGAGCCATCATTGCATTATGACCGCCAATAAAGCCAATACCCAGCGTTCCGCTGCGAAGCACATCGCCCACTTCCTGATTTGGATCAAGATTACCGCCGCCTTTCCAAACATCATTACCCATCATAAATGGGAACTGGCGTGCAAGTGCTGTGCGCTGATACTCATAACGAGCATAAAGCTGTTCGGCTACCAGTTCGGCCATACTGCGTACTGAGTTAAGGAAAAGTTCTTTTTCCTTCGTTTCAAAAGCTTCCTTATCAGATTTTCCCACTAATTTCTCCGCTTTTCTGTGAGCTTCAATAGCAAGGCGGGGCATATTTATTGTAGTGAAAGACAAGTTACCTCGTCCAAGAGAGCTCTTTTCTCCGGCTACATTCTCGAATACACGTGTACGGCATCCCATTGTAGCCAGTTCATATTTGTATCGTTTCGGATCATCAGCTTTCCAAAGTTCGTTTGTATTATAAGGAGTATCCAGAAACATAAAGTTTGGAAATAGCGCCTTAGCTGTAGTGCGGCATGCTTTCAGGAAAAGATCAAAGTTCGGAGTGCTGAATTTTACTTTTCCATCCATGGCAGCATCAAAATCTTCCATTGCCATCTGATAATCTTCCTCGGAATAAGAAACACCGTTCTTTATTTTAAATATCTGAATAGGGAATACCGGAACCTCTCCACGGCCTCCCAAGCCTTCCATAGTAGTAGTCAGCAATTCCTCAATCACCAGTCTTCCTTCTGCCGAAGTATCAGTTCCATAATTAATAGAGCTGAAAACTACCTGGTTACCTCCTCTGGAATGCATAGTATTCAGGTTGTGGATAAATCCTTCCATTGCCTGATGAGTATCTTTTCTGGTAGAAGCATAAGCTTTCTCTATAATCTTGTTTACTACCTCTTTTTCGATGTTAATGCCAATGGCAGTCAGAGCCATTCGTAAAGCCTCTTTTTCCTGCTCGCTCGTTTTTACGGAAGAAACTTGTTCATTTACAATGGCTTTTATTGATTTCTCGTCAGCACTTGCTCCTTCAATAGATGTATAGAATCCAAGAAGAGAAGTCAGGTGTTTTCTGAACGATTTCAAAACACCCTTTGCCATAAAGAAATCAAACGCCGGAATTGATTGTCCTCCATGTTGCTCATTCTGGTTTGTCTGGAAAATAATAGTTGCCAGTGTAGCATAGCTCTGTATGGATTGGGGAGTGCGGATACTACCATTCTTGGTGCGGAATCCACGCTCGAATAGATCATCCATATCATACTGGATACAGGTGGTAGTTTTAGTAGGGTAATAATCAAGGTCATGAATATGAATATCTCCCAACTGGTGAGCTACCGCAAATTTCTTTGGAAGCAGATATCTATAGGTATAGTTTTTTGTGACTTCCGATGCGAAAGTCATCATCTGTCCTGCCGGAGTATGGCTCGACATATTTGCATTGCTGAGATTTACATCATTTTTATCAATAGCAACAATACCGTCCATGATCTGCTTAATCTGACTCTTCTTTTCACGTTCGGTATTTCTCCACTCACGGTAGATGATATATTTCTTAGCCACCTCAGGTTGAACTTTCATTATTTCCTTTTCAACCAGGTCCTGAATTTGTTCCACCGAGATAGTAGGGGTGGTAAAGTTACTGATTACACGCATTGTAATATCAGCTACCAACTTATCTTCGTTCGTGATACCTGTTGCATCGAATGCTTTTGTTACAGCATTCTTTATTTTACTGATAGAGAAATCTTCCTTTTTCCCATCTCTTTTGATAATACAAATCTCAGCGTAGTTCATATTCTTATTCTTTTTGTGAAACTTTTAATCTAAATAAGTTGTCACATTTAGAATACTTTGCATAAGGAAGAGGAAAGAGAATAGGTCGGTAAGAGATTAGCGCCGAAAGATATCTCTATCCTGGCGAATTCCTATTTTCTCTTGCTTTAACTCCCGAAAGCATAAGATAATCTATAATGTGTAGTTCTGGCAGGTCTTCTGACTTATCTCTCCCTTAAAGTGCCTTCCCACAAATAAATGCAGTGGCTTGTTACTCAAGTTCTTCGAGAATCACAGCAGCGGGTACTGTTACCGGATTTCACGGTATTCCCTTTTCTCCTAAAGCATAAGCTTTGTTACCAAAACCGAAACAAAGATAGTAGATATAACAATATGTTGTTTCGCTTAACTATGTTAATTTAGAAAGTTTTGGAAAACTTTTTTTGATCTTGAAATCTAAAAGTTTTCCATTTTGGATAACTTATTATTCATAATGAACTAGTTAAGTATATAAAAAAGGGCTATCTCTGAATTAGTTCAGAAATAGCCCTGTTATAGAGATGTAATATTCTATTTTATTCTCAATCTTCTTTGTTCTCCTGTTCTTTTATAAAAGAGTTTTTATTGACTACTCTCAGACAGGCAAATTTTATTCTACCAATTGCCGGTATGGAAGATTGATTTATTAATCGTATTCCGAAAATAAAGATATGGAATACAGAAAGAACCAGAGCGGTTATTAATAAAATCTTGTTGCTTTCCCATCCAGCTGTTATCTGATGAGCGAAAGCTACAAAGATAAGAATAACGGATAGTGAAACTCCGGTGATATTTAATACTGATTGCCCGGATCTTTCTTTTCCATCCCAAACTGCTATCTTACTGTTTTTCATTCCGTATGCAGCATAAATATCAAGACCAATTAACATCCATACTAATAATCGGATCCAGGTATCAGCAGGAAGAAAAATCATCAACGACAAACAAGTTAGTACTCCGCAAATAGGAACAAAGGGAACAAAAGGTGTTTTAAATGCTCTTGGAGCATTTGGCATTTTTTTCCTTAAAACAATGATTCCAATACATACCAGTATGAAGGCAAGAAGAGTTCCGATGCTGGTCATTTCACCTGCAATATTCGAAGGTACGAAAGCAGCAAATACGCTGACAAGCAGTAAGAAAAGTAAATTACTCTTTGCCGGAGTACGGAACTTTGGATGAATTTCGGAGAATAGCTTGGGTAATAGACCATCTTTACTCATACTATAGAACACCCGACTCTGTCCTAAGAGCATAACCATTATTACAGAAGAGTATCCGGCTAGGATAGCCAATATAATTGCACGGTTAAGCCATGGATAATCAGGGTGAATCAGTCCGCTTGCGTCAGCATGTCCCATATGTTCAATTGCTATTGCTACAGGAGCAATACCATCATGACCTTTAAATTCAGTGTAATTTGCAACACCTGTCATTACATGAGCGAACAGGAAATACAAAACAGTACAGATTAATAGTGAGGCAAGAATACCAATAGGCATATTCCGTTTTGGATTTTTTGCTTCCTGAGCAGCTGTACTTACTGCATCAAATCCAATAAACGCAAAGAAAACTACAGCTGCTGCACGTAGAATCCCCGTCCATCCGTATGCACCAAACTTTCCAGTATTCTCAGGAATATAGGGAGTGTAATTATCCAGATTAATATATTGCCATCCAAGGAAAATAAAGATAAGAACTACTCCAATTTTTAATGCTACAATAAAGCTATTAAATCTTGTGCTACCTTCTGTTCCTCTCATTAAAAGTAAACTCATCAGAATTACAATAAATACGGCAGGCAAATTGACTGCTCCTCCTTCCCATGGACATGCTGTAAGGCTCGAAGGCAGATGTACTCCAAATCCATCGAGAAATTTTATTAAGTACCGGCTCCAGCTGATACTTACTGTTGCAGCAGCAACTGCATATTCCAGCACCAGATCCCAACCAATAATCCAGGCAATAAATTCGCCCATAGTTGCATACGAATAGGTATATGCACTACCCGCAACAGGAATCATTGAAGCAAACTCAGCATAACATAATCCTGCAAAGCAACAACCAATAGCTGCGATTAAAAAAGATATGGTAATTGCTGGTCCGGCCAATTCTGCAGCGGCACCACCAGTTATGGAAAATAATCCGGCTCCAATGATTGCTCCAACTCCCAATGCAACTAGCTTACCAGGTCCTAAGGTTTTTTTCAATGAATGGCTGCTAGTCTCATTTGACTCCTTTAGCAGACCTTCTATTGATTTTTTAGCAAATAAATCCATTCGTATATATCCTCTTATAATTATTTTGCAAAGATATAATATATTCGTATTAATATGTCAATATAATATTTAATTATGCCTTATGCTGACAAATAACTTGATATATTGAAGATAATATTGCATAATGAAAATTTTGTTAGAGCTCTGCTTTTAGATTGAGTTCTCTTACTGGATAGTCTATACACGGTTGGTTTTCTCAATTTTTACCATCTATAGAAGAGGGCATTTGATATGATGCGAGGCTATGAGTTGGATTAACTCAGGGGTAAACCAGTAGTCAATTAACAGGTAGTTAAAGCGGATACTTTTCTTTATGCTGGTTTCAACCATCTCAACCGGACGGGTGATCTTACTCTGTTTTTATTGTTGATATTAACTGAAAGGTGTACTAGTTTTCAATTGGTATCTACACATCTGTTTGTGAACCTGATATGACTACGCTCAAATCGGCAGAGGAAACGGTTAGATTCGTAAACACCGGACTTTCCAAGGATGGCTTTTCTGATAAGGGAGGATCATCATTGCTACTGCACGCTATTATTAGCGTGCAGAACAATGAAAAAAAATACAATTCTAAATTACTTCAGATCTATTTAGTCTGTTAATAACATACTGAGTAAAATATTACTCAGCTGTAGAAGAAGTAAGTTCCCATCCAGGATTTTGCTTCAATAACGGTGCTTTCTTCACTTCTGAATCCGGTAAAGGGAATCGGTAATTCTTCGGACTGTTGAATGCTCTAGAAGGATGCGTACCATCTGCTTCATAATTATAAACAGACGATGCTCCGGGAGTAACTACCACACTGTAAATGTTATAGACCTGTTGATAGCGGGGCAAAGTTTTCTCGCTTGCAGCAGTCTTACCTTCAAACAGTTTCCAGCGGCGTTCATCAAAGAAACGATGATCTTCAAAACAAAGTTCAATGCGACGTTCGTTACGGATACGCTCACGAAGCTGTTCTTTCGTCATCCCGCTATAGGCAGGCATTCCCACGCGTCCACGTACTTGATTTACATACTGGTAAGCATTAGTTGGCCCTTCTGATTCATTGATCGCTTCGGCTGCATTCAACAGAATCTCCGCATAACGGAAAATAGGGCAAGCATGAACGTATGTAGTAGGACTCTTGAAAGACATGTTATTCAGGAATTTTTTGGTATAATAACCAGTTGTTGTTCCACCATGCAGATCTTGATAATCCTTTCCGTCTGGATAAGAAACATCAACAGCGCGTTCTTCTTCTTGTACTTTATCTCCCCAAATTGAGCCATGATGTAGAATAGTTTGCTCCAAACGTGGGTCACGGTTAGCATAAGGATTCTGATCATCGTAGCCAGAAGCTGGATCATCAATAGGTTTTCCACTCTTCATTTCATAAGCATCCACCAGGTTTTGTGTAGGATTGGTACGCCCCGTTGAATTCACATTACCAGAAAAACCGCAAGGTGCTAAGAATAACTCAATTTCACGAGTATTCCATTCGGAACGGCTCAGGATGTATTCATTGTTCAAGTGAGGCGTAGAAACAAAACATTGATAATAGTTCTTGTTTGGGTCATTATCCTCAGTTGTAAACAGTGCGTATGGATGTGCCTGTTGATTATTCTTTGTGATGAAGTCCTTAGCTGCTTGTGCGGCTTCCTGCCACCAAGAAGTATTACCATCGGGATTGTTCAATACCGAAGCTCTGTAAAGAAGTGCTCTTGACTTTAGTGCATAAGCAGCGGCGCCATTCATACGTCCCCAGTTTTCATTTTCATTACTGTAGCGGAAAGGAAGTATATCTTTCACAGCGTCACATTCATCAGCAATCCATTTCAAGGCTTCGCTACAAGCTGTACGCGACATATTCATGGCAGAAGCGTTTCCTGCTTCAAAAACGATAGGAACACCATTTTCATCATTACCGATTACCGGTATATCGCCGAACCAGCCTGCAAGATCAAAGTGAAAGATAGCACGTAATAATCGGGCTTCTGCAATATTACGGTCATATAAGTGATTATCATCACCCGTTTTCTCAGCATTACCAATAACACTTTCGCGTGAATTCTTCATAAATTGGTTAGCAGCTCTAATCCCCTTCAAATCGTTAGGCCAAAACCTTTCAGCAAAAGGATGGTTCGTGGCAGAGTAAGCATCCGTCAGCACGCTGTGATAATAGTGCACATTCCAAAATGAAAGTGAATTATCAGTCATACAGTCGCGCGAGGCAGCAAGAAACTGTCCGTCACTATATCCGGCAAAGGCATCAGGAAGGTACGTGTAAACATTGGCCAGGAAACCACGAGTATTTTCGTACTTGCTGAATATCTGTTCTTCGGACAAGGTCAGATCTACTTCCTTGTCTAAATAATCGCTACAGGAGCTGGAAACTGTGGCCAGCAATCCGACAGTGATGTATATCAATATCTTTTTCATCATTTCAAAGTTTAAAGTACAACATTAAAATCCGATATTTAAACCGAATGTAAACGAACGGGTCTTGGGATACCACCAGCAATAACTCATAGGTTTTTCCGTGTCTATGTTATCTGGAAGATCACTCCAGTTATATAGATTGTATCCGCTAAAGTAAAATCGGCATTTTGTCATGTTAATTTTGGCAATAAGTTCTTTTGGAAGCGAATAACCAATCTCGACATTACGTAGTGATATGTAATTACCGTTTTTTACCCAGATATCATTCTTGTATGTACCTGTAGAGCGATCTGAATCGATGGCATTAAAACCTCCATAAAGCGGACGTGGATAGGTTGCATTAATATTACGTGGGTCATTAGGATTGTCGTTATAGTACCCCCATGCCTTCGTCACTTCGTGTGTACCCATATTACTCCAACCACTAAAACTGATGGAAGGTGAAAGAAATACACTACGGTTGAGATAAGCATTAAATACAGCGCGTATATCAAATCCATTCCATTCCAAACCAATATTCAATGCTGGTATCAATTCAGGGATAATCGTATAGGTATCAGGCGACATGTCGTTAGAATCAATTTGTCGGTCGCCGTTCAAATCTTTGAAGACAGCCGTACCTAAAGTCTGTTTGCCGTTAGATGCCGAGTGATACGGATATTTTTCAGGATGATCAATCGCATCTTGCTGGCTAGTAGCAACTTTGTCTGCATCATTTGCCCACTGTACGAATTTATAAATATTCCATCCACCCACAGTGTTATTAAATGAACTTTCATACAACGCAGCAACTTCCGTACCATCATAAATCCGACGACCCGTTTTACGTTGCCATTCCACGTTGGGTTCCGTTTCATCCATCTCTGTAACCTTATTGGTGTTCCAGGTTAGCATACCTTCCAGATAATAATTAACCTTACCTATTTTGCCACGATGACCTAAAGTTACTTCAAGTCCTTTACTTTCTGCTTTTCCGTAAGAATCTGAACTTACAGATACTCCGATAATCGAAGGAATGGTGGAGCGTGTTACCAAAATACCTGAACGCCATTCTTTGAACACATCCACTGCACCATACAGTTTCTTTCCCCAGAAATCAAAATCAAGACCGATATTTAACATGTCGGATATTTCCCACTTGTTGTTGCTATTACCGGCTTTGCTCTCATAGTATCCTCCGATATTACTCTGCGAATAGCCAAAGCTATAACCTGTACCACTTGAGTAAGTTCCCTGATACGGATACCGTCCGGCGCCAGTGTTCGATTGTCCGGCACGTCCATAAGAAGCACGTAGTTTTAATAAATCAATGTTTTTGTTTTTCAACCATGATTCTTCTGATGCTACCCATCCCACTGATGTACCGTAAAAGGTACCCCAACGTTCTTCAGGGGCAAAGTTATCGCTTGCCATTCGGCTAATATTTCCTGATAAAATATAACGATTATCGTAAGCATACGTAGCTTGACCGTTGAATGACAATGTACGTTCTGACGATGTGCTACCGCTTACTACGTTCTGGTATGTACGGATAAAGGTACGTGCATCTACTGCATGCTTACCAAAATTATTGCTATAATTCAGCCCTGCGTTGAAGTTTAGGTGATAGTAATATTCACGTTGATTAGCAGATGGGTTAGTCAATGCAGAATACGAAGTATATTTAGTATAAGTAAATTCTGACGGATCATTAACAGCCACGTTAGTATAGTCGTAGTTATACGTATTAATAGCGTTTCGTTGAGTAGATTCAAATGTCTCATAAGAATCGAAACTCACAGTGGTGTTCACCTTTAAGCCTTTTAACAGACTGCTCAGATCACCATTTACACTCAATGTACTATACAGATTACGACGGCGGTTCTTTTCCTGACCACTGGCAGCCAGATAACGTAGAGGATTGTTAGCTGTACTGCTGGCATAAAGTTCACCGTTAGGACAGTATACTGGTTCCATAGGATTAGCTTCTACCGCTCCAAATGTAGTTAAGTCAAACACACTTTGCGTAGGCTGGTTAATGTTATCGATACGACCACCAAGGTCTAATGATACGTTTAGAAACTTAGTCACATCAATATCTATATTAGATCGGAGGTTCCATCGATTTAACATGTGTTGAGTATCGAAGTTATCGTTCCAGCTGGTTCCTTTCTTGTTCCACATACCTTCCTGACGAAGATAAGAGAAAGATACATAGTAACGGGCGCGATTGTTTCCACCGCTTATCTGCATGTTGGTTTTGTACATAGGAGCTGTTTCCCGATACAATTGTTCAAACCAATTTGTGTCGAAATATCTATAGCGGTCAATTCCCTCTAATGTTTCACCATTGCTTACACGACGATATTTTTCAACCTGCTCGTCCGTATACATAGGATCACTTCCACTCAGATAACGTACCTGATTACGGGTCAATGCCATATTATAGGAATTTTGCAATTCCATTTTGTTGCTCAGCATCTGATAACCTATTTCCTGAGTAAAGTTAATGTTGGTTTTACCTGCTTGTCCACGCTTAGTGGTTACAAGTATTACACCATTGGCTCCCCTCATTCCGTAGATAGCGGTAGCAGCAGCATCCTTCAGTACTGTGATGTTTTCTACTGGAAAAGCATCAAGGAAAGAGAGATCACGCTCCACATTATCAACAATAACAAGTGGAGAACGTGCATTCTGATTCATGGTACGTATACCGCGAATGTACATAGCCGTCTCACTCCATCCCGGTTCACTACTCCATTCATAAGTTTCCATACCGTTAACGGTAGCAGTAAAAGCATTCTGCAAGATAGTAATCGGGTGTTTTTGCAACTCTTCTCCTGTCACCACGGAAGTTGCTTCTGTCATTAGTTTCTTTGCTTTGCGCCCGAAAGGAACAGGCATGGTGTGCAGATATTCATCCAAGTCTTCCGATAACACAATCTGAAAACCCTCCTTGAAGTTGACCTGTGCAGTAGCGTTTAAATAACCGACGCTACTCACACAAAGCTCATCCTGAGATTTCACATTTTTGAGACTAAAGTATCCATCTTTGTCCGACAGAACAATGCGGCTTTGTTCGGCTACATTGATTACAGCGCCGGCCACAGGGGTACCTTTACTGTCCACAATCTGGCCTTTCAATATTTGCTCGTTCTGTGCAAGGACGTTTGTTTGCAACCAGAGAAAGCTTAGCAGCAACAGATATCTGCCCGTCGCTGTGCATTTTCTTATAATATATTTTATATTAATCATAATTATTCAATTTAAGAATTATTTCCAATCCGGGTTGTTCTCAATGTTTGTCTTCCAGACTTCACCTTCCGGTATTGGATAGAGGTACATCTTTTTCTCGAATATACGTGTCTGTGCTGTTTTGCGGCTGATAGTTCCATTAGTCGCTACATCAATGCCATAAATGGGGCGGGAGAGAGCTTCTATAGCAACATTCCAGCGACGTACATCCCAAGCTCTGTGTTCCTCGAAAGCCAGCTCCACTGTACGCTCCTTGTGAATGAAGTTTCGCATGGCTTCTTTTGAACTTGTAAGGTCGCTACGATTGGCTACTGAACCAGTAATACCGGAACGATGACGAATCTGATCGAGCATATTGTAAACCTCTGTGGAAGGTCCTTGTACTTCGTTCAATGCCTCTGCATAGTTTAGCATAATTTCAGCATAACGAATAAAAGTCCATAAACGACGTGAGTTGCCTGTATGTACCGAACTTAAAATAGCTTCTGGAATATATTTGCGTACATAATATCCTGTGGGAGTGGCATTCGCATTACCCACCGGATTGTCTCGTTGTCCTTTGATAACATTAATAGTTCCATTACCCCACTTGGTACCTTGATAAAGTACGGTAGCTTCCAATCGTTTGTCACGTCCTGCCCACATAGTAGCATCACTATATCCGCTAGTTGCATTAACAGTGGGTTGCCCGTTACTATTGTAAATCGGTGCGCCAGTTGCATCATAAGCACTGAAAGGTGAAGAACCGTCAATCATGTCATACATATCTACCAAGTTCTGTGAGGGACAAAGACCTCCTTTACCTCCTTCACCAACTGGTGTGTCATTTTGTATTGCACTCCAACCCACTGCTACATCGTTTCGGAAAAAGATTATTTCTTTGTTTTTGTCCAGATAAGTAGTACGAAGCAAAGCATTGTTGTATGGCAATATACCGTCTGTTGTTTCCTCTGTAAAGAGTGCAAACTTAGAACCATAGGTTTGTATAAAACTCTTTGCGGCATCGTAAGCTTCCTGCCAGGTAATCCCACTTTCGGCACTGTATCGGGGACTGGCCATGTACAGTTTAATACGTGAAGCAAGTGCGCTCGCCATTGGTTGTCCAATACGACCGGCATACGTAGCGTTCCAGGCATCTTCATAGGTGAGCAAGCCGCTTTCACATTCACTCAACTCTTTCAGTAAGAAATCTACTACATACTCTTTTACTGTTGGTCGATTAGTATATCCGCTCAGTAAGTCTCCATCAGGATCAAGTACTTCTGTTACTATAGGCACCGGTCCATAACGTAAAAACAATTCCCAGTAAAACCATACACGCAAGAAGCGAGCTTCGGAAGTATAGTTCGTTTTGTCTTGCAAATACTTCTCATTGCTAAGGTCAGGACTTTTGGGCACACTATCAATGCGATTAATGATCATATTGCACTTGCGGATGCCACGATAATAATGTTCCCAAGTGTCAGAGAGTTCTGCAGCTCCGTCAGATCCATAATAATTACCGATATTAAAAGTACTACGTACACCGCCTGTAGCATAACTGGTTTCCGCCAGATCAGTAGCAGCATCCAGCCAGGAATCCTTAATGCGGCATGCTCCGTGGCGTAGGAAGTTATAAGTATCAAAGTGGTATTGCTCCATCAAACTCCAGTCTCCGAACACTTGTTCCTCTGTTAATTCGTTACTGGGTTGCTTGTCCAAAAAACTACCGAATGCATCTTCGCACGAAGTGAGAACACTTGCAGATATCGATAGCGCTAACAAACTGTATAATATTGTTTTCTTCATGTGTCTCAGAATTTAATGTTTACGCCAAAGTTCACTGTTTTCATAATAGGGTAGCGGTTCGATCCATTACTTTCAGGATCGGTTAGGTCGTCCAAATGATCCCAGGTAATCAAGTTGTTGGCATTCACGTAAAGGCGACAGTCGTTCATACCTGCCAACTTAGACCAGTTTTGAGGTAGTGTATAACTCAACTCAATGTTTTTCAGGCGAACAAACGATCCGTTTTTCAAGAAAAAAGAGTTTGTGCGCTGATTGTGGTCACCGTAATTGTCGTAGTGCAACAAAGGATAAGTGGCATGTTGTAGATTGTAAGCTTCGCTCTGTTCGGGATTCCAGCGTCCCAAATGATGTTCTTTCACCTTACCACCGCTAACGAAAGCATACATTGCTTCAGCATCATAGTAACGACTCACGTGATCTACCCCTTGGAACATAACGCTGAATCCCCATCCTTTGTAATTAAGACCCAGAGATAATGCGTAAGTGTTTTCCGGAATATCACTATTTCCTATACGGCTTTCGTCGCGATCGTCAATGAAACCGTCACTGTTCATATCCTTATATTTTAGGTCACCCACCTTCACAGCACCAAACGTAGATACCGGTAAATCAGGATTATTAAGATCTGCTTGCGTTACAAAGCCATCAGCAATCAAACCAAAATACTGACTGATAGGATTACCCTCGCGTTTGCGGTAAGCTGTCTTTTGTTCCGGTTCATCCATACTTATAATTTCGTTACGTGCGTGTGAATAAGTTAATCCTACGTTGTAGCTTAGATCTTTATTGATGCGCTTGTTGTGCTTCAACTCAAATTCGTAACCGCTGTTTTTAGTTTCACCTAAGTTGCCAGCTGCCAGAGCCACACCCACCCACTGCGGACGAGTAAGATATGCAGTCAGGATATCGTTGCGTTTTTCGTAAAAGAAATCAATATTACCATTTAGTAATCCATTCCATAAACCAAACTCAAGACCGAGATTGTACTTGTGGGCACGTTCCCAGGTTACTCCGAGGTTAGGATACTGTGTTTCATAAATACCTGTTTTACCGGAACTTCCAAAATAGTAGTCATTACTGATTTGAGACCATTTTTCTTGATACAAAAACCGTTGACTGGTTCCGTTTACCGTATAAATGTCGTTTCCCACTTCACCGTAGCTAGCACGAATTTTTAGGTTGTTCAGCCATTCTTGTATGCTGGCCATAAATTCTTCTTTGCTTATGCGCCATCCTACTGAAACTGCAGGAAAAAAGCCGAATCGTTTGCCCTTGAGGAAGTTTTCAGAACCGTTATAACCAACATTGAATTCAGCCAGATATCGGTCATCGTAACCATAAGTTACACGACCTACCAATCCCTGGTAACGTTTGGCCAACTCAGAGTTATAGCGGTAATCATTCTGATTATAAAGTACCATAGCCGTTACATCATGTTTTCCAAACTGACGTGCATAATTAATTTGGGCTTCCATATAAAGTTTGTAGGTGGTACTGTTATCCTTGCTATAAGCCAGTTCTCCATCCGAATTAAACTGATTGTAAGCATCAATCGATTCGTAATTATTGCGGTCATTTAGTTCATACGTAGCAAAGTCGGCCTTGAACATCTTCTTATAATAAGAGTCATAATCGAATGATGCCATACCTTTGGCACTCAATCCTTTGGTTAGCCAATCCATTTTATAATCCAAAATAAAGTTGGTTTCATTTATGGTATTGGTAGCACGATAGTAACCACCTTTGGCCAATGCTGCAACAATATTGCTTTGATACTGTGAACTACCTCCGTACAAGGTCTTGGTGCTTTCTCCATTCTGTACTTGATATGATACGGGGAAGAGCCAGCCTGGTGTGTGGTTCAGTTCGTAGAAAGTTTGACTGTAAGTACTGCTTTCGTTAGTATTCGATCCGCGACGTTCTTCAAAACGAGTTCCAAAGTTTACGGAGAAAGTCAAGTCTTGTGTCAGGAATA is part of the uncultured Bacteroides sp. genome and encodes:
- a CDS encoding TonB-dependent receptor; this translates as MINIKYIIRKCTATGRYLLLLSFLWLQTNVLAQNEQILKGQIVDSKGTPVAGAVINVAEQSRIVLSDKDGYFSLKNVKSQDELCVSSVGYLNATAQVNFKEGFQIVLSEDLDEYLHTMPVPFGRKAKKLMTEATSVVTGEELQKHPITILQNAFTATVNGMETYEWSSEPGWSETAMYIRGIRTMNQNARSPLVIVDNVERDLSFLDAFPVENITVLKDAAATAIYGMRGANGVILVTTKRGQAGKTNINFTQEIGYQMLSNKMELQNSYNMALTRNQVRYLSGSDPMYTDEQVEKYRRVSNGETLEGIDRYRYFDTNWFEQLYRETAPMYKTNMQISGGNNRARYYVSFSYLRQEGMWNKKGTSWNDNFDTQHMLNRWNLRSNIDIDVTKFLNVSLDLGGRIDNINQPTQSVFDLTTFGAVEANPMEPVYCPNGELYASSTANNPLRYLAASGQEKNRRRNLYSTLSVNGDLSSLLKGLKVNTTVSFDSYETFESTQRNAINTYNYDYTNVAVNDPSEFTYTKYTSYSALTNPSANQREYYYHLNFNAGLNYSNNFGKHAVDARTFIRTYQNVVSGSTSSERTLSFNGQATYAYDNRYILSGNISRMASDNFAPEERWGTFYGTSVGWVASEESWLKNKNIDLLKLRASYGRAGQSNTGAGRYPYQGTYSSGTGYSFGYSQSNIGGYYESKAGNSNNKWEISDMLNIGLDFDFWGKKLYGAVDVFKEWRSGILVTRSTIPSIIGVSVSSDSYGKAESKGLEVTLGHRGKIGKVNYYLEGMLTWNTNKVTEMDETEPNVEWQRKTGRRIYDGTEVAALYESSFNNTVGGWNIYKFVQWANDADKVATSQQDAIDHPEKYPYHSASNGKQTLGTAVFKDLNGDRQIDSNDMSPDTYTIIPELIPALNIGLEWNGFDIRAVFNAYLNRSVFLSPSISFSGWSNMGTHEVTKAWGYYNDNPNDPRNINATYPRPLYGGFNAIDSDRSTGTYKNDIWVKNGNYISLRNVEIGYSLPKELIAKINMTKCRFYFSGYNLYNWSDLPDNIDTEKPMSYCWWYPKTRSFTFGLNIGF
- a CDS encoding RagB/SusD family nutrient uptake outer membrane protein, which produces MKKTILYSLLALSISASVLTSCEDAFGSFLDKQPSNELTEEQVFGDWSLMEQYHFDTYNFLRHGACRIKDSWLDAATDLAETSYATGGVRSTFNIGNYYGSDGAAELSDTWEHYYRGIRKCNMIINRIDSVPKSPDLSNEKYLQDKTNYTSEARFLRVWFYWELFLRYGPVPIVTEVLDPDGDLLSGYTNRPTVKEYVVDFLLKELSECESGLLTYEDAWNATYAGRIGQPMASALASRIKLYMASPRYSAESGITWQEAYDAAKSFIQTYGSKFALFTEETTDGILPYNNALLRTTYLDKNKEIIFFRNDVAVGWSAIQNDTPVGEGGKGGLCPSQNLVDMYDMIDGSSPFSAYDATGAPIYNSNGQPTVNATSGYSDATMWAGRDKRLEATVLYQGTKWGNGTINVIKGQRDNPVGNANATPTGYYVRKYIPEAILSSVHTGNSRRLWTFIRYAEIMLNYAEALNEVQGPSTEVYNMLDQIRHRSGITGSVANRSDLTSSKEAMRNFIHKERTVELAFEEHRAWDVRRWNVAIEALSRPIYGIDVATNGTISRKTAQTRIFEKKMYLYPIPEGEVWKTNIENNPDWK